The DNA sequence TGGGGTCAATGTAGCAATCATGATAGCATTTTTTGTTGCAACATATGTGCTATATGACCCAAAAGAGGTTTGGGTATATTTTCTGGTGATTTTTCCACCAATTTTCATTCTGTTGCCTGTCAACTTCAGAATTTCACGTTCTATTTATCTCCATTTGTTTGGAGGTGTTGATTATGATCCTGATTTGGCTAAGCAGAACCCAACGTCAAATGAAAATAAAGCATAATGCAAAAAAAATCCCGGCAGTTAATACTGCCGGGTTTATCACCTTTTGAAATGTGTAGTTGTAGTCTTAAAGTGGAGCTTATTCACCTATTAAGATAAATAAACCGAGAACTCTTGTCATTACATGGATGGGATGGGAATTGTCTATTACATCCATGATTTAGACCACAGTCGTATATTTCAAAGAAATTTGGTTTGTCCTTTTGAATTCTCAACAACTGTAAATTCATTTTAGTTTTCTTCCTGAAGGATTTGTAATTATTATTTAGTTGCCTTTCTGATTTTTCCCCTCCAAAAATAGAATTCCTGCTGTTGTTAAACCTTTATTTAGGTTGGTTAGTAGACTTTTATAGGATTGCTAATTGAATTATATAAAGATACTTATTTCAAAATTTTATATGTGTCTATGTTTTTATCAGATTTCTAGATGTAATAAATATTTGATAGAGGCATGGAAAGAAAATATTTGTATCTTATAACTAAGAGTTATTACCAATGTAGTAATTATGTATTGACTGACTTGATTTTAACCTCTTGTTATCAAAAATATTCAATTATCGGTTGCAGCGTATTGGTTACCTGCCATTTGAAGAATTGACACGCCTATGAAAAGCTAACCAACAGAAACCAGCTATATGATTTAACCACCATTTTCAAAAGATTGACCACTATGGATAATGAAATGTGGACTTTTGTAGATGGGTATGAGGTTATTATGAGCATAAGCAGCAGTATGATTTTGGCTGCTGGTGTTTATAAAAATTTCCTCCGGCGAAAAAACAGTACAAATGTAAGTACTGAAATTAAAAGCATCACCGCCTCCCATCAGAAAGCAAATGCAGTTGCCAATGATCAGAAACTTACCAAACAACCATCAAAAAACTCAGATACTTTGAATGCCTATGTAAAAACCATCGACGCTACCACTAATATTATTGTACTTAATAAGGAAGGTGAAATACTGTATGCAAATAAGCTGTTCTGCCAGTGGCTAGGTATTGCACAAACCAAGATAACAGGGAAGAAGTTGTCAGCTATTGTTCAGTTTGACATTAAAGTTGACTTGATAGCTAAAAATAGCGGTAGCTCAAAGATAGAACTGCCCTTTACTACCATGCATAATGCCGTTAAATGGGGAGATGTGACATTTTCAGATGTTACATTGGAATCTGGTGAAGAAGAGGTCTTATGTATTGTACATGATATAACAGAAAGAAAAGTCAAAGAAGAACAGTTGAATCTAAAGTTTGAGGAGTTAAGGAAACAGAAGGAATACCTTTCTTCCTCTAATTCGACGAAAGATAAGTTCTTCTCAATCATGGCACACGATGTGAAAGGTCCTTTAAACTCACTACTTTCTTTTACAGACCTAATAGCCATGCACGTGGATAAACTTTCAAGAAATGAAATACAGGAAATGGCAGGGCAACTCAAGATGTCTGTAGATGGACTGTATAAGTTACTTGAGAACCTATTGGAATGGTCCCGTTCACAGACAGGTGATATTCCATTGTTTTTTGAGCACCTACCAGTTTCAAGTTTACTTACCAAGACACTCAATTTGGTTGAAAGTATAAGGGAAAATAAACAGATAGAAATTGAGTTAAAGGTATCTGGTAACGTCACCATTTTTGCTGATGAGAATTCAATTTACTCCGTTCTTCGCAATTTGATAGGCAATGCACTAAAGTTTACCTATAAGAAAGGGAAAATTGTTATAGAAGCCATTGAGTTGGATAATGTTGTGCATTTAGCGATTCATGACAATGGGGTAGGGATGTCAAAAGAGGTGATGGATTGGGTTTTCCGGCTTGATAAAAAGTATACAACACCGGGTACTGCAAAAGAAGCGGGTACAGGTATGGGACTGGTATTATGTAAAGAATTTGTCGAAAAAAATAATGGGAAAATCTGGGTTAAGAGTAAGCAAGGTAAAGGATCTACTTTTTGGGTAGAGTTACCAAAAGGTGATTTCAACCTTGTTAAAAAATCAGTAGCCACTTACTAACTATATATACAATAAAAAGCGCTTCTTTTACTCAAAGAAGCGCTTCTCTTTTAAATAGTTTATACTTAAACAGAACTTGCTGAATGATCTTTTGCTTCTGCGATTGGAGATTTTTTGAACTCAACGATAAAGGACGCGCCCTCACCATGAGTGCTTTCACACCAAACTTTGGCTCCTAACTCTTCTGCTAGCTTTTTAACAATTGACAGCCCTAAACCAGTTGAGTGTTCGCCTGCAGTAGGGCGTGCAGAAAGCTTTTGAAATTTACCAAACAACTTTGATTTATCCTCTTCGCTTAGGCCCGGACCTTCGTCTTTAACCGTTGCCTGTAAGCTGCCTTTTTCTTCTTTTAGCGTGAGGTGAACCCCTTTCCCTTCTGGAGAGAACTTGATTGCATTTGAAATCAGGTTCTGGAAAATCTGAGTGAAGTAGTTTTCATCAACCATGGCAAAAGAATCGTCCTTGTCAATATCGGTTGTGATTTTGATCTGCTTCTTTTCTGCTGAAAGGGCAAACCTGTCTGCCACATCTGTCAATAGTTCGCCAAGATTCATATGAGATAGCACCATATTTGATTTCTTGGCTTCAATTGCATTCAAGTCAAGAATTTGCATGATCATGTTTTGCTGTCTCTTGATTGAGCTGGTGATGTGCTCTATGTATTCTCTTTGCTCGTCATTCAGGTTTTCATCGTCCATCTTGATAAGTTCAACTAAACCTTCTATCTGGTTGAGTGGACTTTTCAAATCGTGAGCGACAATGCCAATCAAATGATTTTTTTCACTGTCAAGCTCCATCAACTCTTCATTTTGTTTCTGAAGGACGATTTGCTTTCTCTTAAGTGACTTCCTGCTGTTTTCAAGCTCTTCTTTTTGCTGAAGGAGCTGTTCTTTTTGTGCCTGAAGTTCTTTGGTGCGCTCTGCTACTTTTATTTCAAGCATCTTGGCGTCTTCTTCCAACTGGGAGTAGGCAGCCTTTAGATTCGTGAAAAGTTTCTTGTTTTCCTTCTTTAGTTCAAATGCTTCAATTGCATTATCCAAAGTGACTTTCAGTTCATCACGATCCCAAGGTTTGGTAATATACCTGTAGACTTCTCCTTTACTGATTGCATTGATGATGTCCTGAACATCACTGTAACCAGTCAGAACAATTCTCATAATATCAGGGTAGAGTTCTCTTACTTGTTCAAAGAGTTCTACACCCGTCATTTTCGGCATTCTTTGGTCCGATATGATTACACTTACTTTTTGGTGATTGTCTGTTAGTATTTCAAGTGCTTCATGCCCACTGTTTGCAGTCAGGACATTGTAGACTTTTCGGAACCCTGCTCTAAAGGATACAAGGTTCTGCTGTTCATCATCTACGTATAGGACAGTTGGTTTCTCTTTCGGCGTTGATTCTGTATTCATGGTGTTCCCAACGTTGTTTAGGAAGAGGTGCATTCCCTTCCAATTCAATTAAGTGCAATATTCCTGTTACGAATCACAGATTCTGTTTTTCGTTGAGGTGATGCGGTAAGTTAGTTGTCATATTTCATCAGTATTACAAAAATACTGTATAATCTATAAACTGAAAATATAAAGTATAAGATGCTTTAATCTAATGATTAACTGATTGAATATCTGATATTTTAGGCAGGTTAGAGACTTTTGATGCTTCCATTCTTTTGCTAGAAGGTGTCAAGCCTTGGATACACATTGATTGAAGTTGCTCCAAAGTGCCTCGGAAGACATTTAAATCTACAGAACCTGTAATTCCATTAACAGAACCGCTGTCTGTATGTTGCCAAAACATCCAGTTTTCTTTTCTATTGGAAAGCTTAGGTGGTATTATTTTGTTATAGGCAGCAATCCATATTGGATATTCCACAAAGTTACCTTGTAGGTAATCCTGATAAAAAGACACATTGGTGTATAGGATTGGTTTGATTTGGTAGTGACTTTCGATCAATTCAACCCATTCTTTTACAGCTTTTCTGAAAATTTTGGGAGGAATACCATCCAATGTCTCCAGATCAAGGACTGGAGGTAAGTCACCTTCTTCAAGCTTTACATTTTCAATGTATTTTTTTGCTTGTATATGCGGCTTCACTGTTGGTCTGAAAAAATGATAAGCCCCTCTGATAATACCAGCCTCAGATGCTTGTGCCCAATTGTGGTGAAATTTTGAATCCTGAATGCTGATACCCTCTGTAGCCTTGATAAAACAAAATACTATTTCATCCTGACTAACCTTACTCCAATCAATTTGTTCTTGGTAGTACGAAACATCGATGCCATGAATTTGAAAACCAAACTTCTTTTGGTTAATCATTTTGTATAAAAGAAAGGCGCATAAAAATGCCATACAGCATCTGAAAGCTGTCTTTATTCTCATTGATTTTAATTACGTCTGCTAATGTTAAAATGATAGTCAGCGCGAAATAAATATTTTTTATTTAGTTTTCATTTTTGAAATAGAAAAAAACCGGATAGTTTTTTTGAAAAACTACCCGGTTAGAGTTTTGTATACTATCTTTTTTGTTTGATTTTTTTCATTGTCTTATAAAGCTTTCCTTGCTTTTTGTCCTTTTTTCGTTTTTCAAAATTGTTCATTGAGAACCTTTCTGCTTCCCGCTTTAATTTTATGTAGCTTTCATATCTATGTTTAGAGATGGAGCCATCTTCTAGTGCTTCTTTGACAGCACATCCAGGTTCATGGATATGCGTACATTGCTGAAACCTACAGGATGAAGCTAAGGCTGAAAGTTCATGGAAACTTTCCTCAATTCCATTTTCATCTGCCGTAATGCCAAACTCTCGCATGCCGGGAGTGTCCATTAGGATACCTCCTTCAGGCAAGAGTATGAGCTCTCTTGAGACAGTCGTATGTCTCCCTTTGTTGTCATAATGGCTTACATGACCTGTCTTAAGAGCGTTCTTCTGAGTTAACGTATTGATAAGCGTAGATTTCCCAACTCCTGACGAACCTACAAAGCCAATAGTCTCACCCGTATTAATTAGCAGTTTGATTTTTTCAATTCCTATGCTTGTAACTGTACTTACAGGGATGACGGTTGTTTTCTGAATGATCTCCTTTATTTGGTTGAGGTACCCATCCAGATTTTGGCATAGGTCAGCTTTACTCAAAATGATCACAGGTGTAATGCCGCTTGAGATTGCTTGAGCCAAGTAACGTTCCAACCGTCTCGGGTTAAAGTTTTCATTGAGGCTTTGTACAATGAATATTTTATCCAAGTTGGTTCCCAAAACATGCTCTTGACCGTGACTACTTACGGATTTACGGGAGAAAACAGTTTTTCGCTCCAGTACTTCGTGAATAAATACTGTGTCATTGTCAAACACTGTACAGTGTACCCAATCACCCGTTTTTGGCAGTTCTGTAGTTGAGTCACTGCAGAATAGGAGTTTGCCCGTAATCTGAGCGTTAAATGTTCCTTTTGAGGGAATGACGATTGTATAATTATTTTTGTGCTCTGATATGACTCTAGCGATATCAAATGAAAGATTTCTTTGCGCTTCAAAAAAGGCATTCCAGCCTAATGATTCTTTAGATGGATTTTCCAATGCTTTAAGAATTTTGGTGAGCCAACACAATGTCTGTTGGCGGAAAATAGGGTAATATGATTCAGGGCAGGTCTTGAATAAGGCCTGCAAAAGGTAGGAGTGTCACTTTATCCGGCTTTGTTAAGAAGCAGGGATAAAGTGCCTTAAGCTATTGGAAGAGTGATATGTAGTACTGATTTTGTCATACAATGTAAAATTAACTCCAAAAAATAGGATTGCAAAATTTATAGATAAGATCAACGTGAAATGTATGAGAGAGAAAGGATTTTGCGTAGATTTGATTTTGTTAAAAAAAGTTAGTCTTGATTAGGTAAT is a window from the Limibacter armeniacum genome containing:
- a CDS encoding PAS domain-containing sensor histidine kinase, with amino-acid sequence MDNEMWTFVDGYEVIMSISSSMILAAGVYKNFLRRKNSTNVSTEIKSITASHQKANAVANDQKLTKQPSKNSDTLNAYVKTIDATTNIIVLNKEGEILYANKLFCQWLGIAQTKITGKKLSAIVQFDIKVDLIAKNSGSSKIELPFTTMHNAVKWGDVTFSDVTLESGEEEVLCIVHDITERKVKEEQLNLKFEELRKQKEYLSSSNSTKDKFFSIMAHDVKGPLNSLLSFTDLIAMHVDKLSRNEIQEMAGQLKMSVDGLYKLLENLLEWSRSQTGDIPLFFEHLPVSSLLTKTLNLVESIRENKQIEIELKVSGNVTIFADENSIYSVLRNLIGNALKFTYKKGKIVIEAIELDNVVHLAIHDNGVGMSKEVMDWVFRLDKKYTTPGTAKEAGTGMGLVLCKEFVEKNNGKIWVKSKQGKGSTFWVELPKGDFNLVKKSVATY
- a CDS encoding glycoside hydrolase family 25 protein, which codes for MINQKKFGFQIHGIDVSYYQEQIDWSKVSQDEIVFCFIKATEGISIQDSKFHHNWAQASEAGIIRGAYHFFRPTVKPHIQAKKYIENVKLEEGDLPPVLDLETLDGIPPKIFRKAVKEWVELIESHYQIKPILYTNVSFYQDYLQGNFVEYPIWIAAYNKIIPPKLSNRKENWMFWQHTDSGSVNGITGSVDLNVFRGTLEQLQSMCIQGLTPSSKRMEASKVSNLPKISDIQSVNH
- a CDS encoding hybrid sensor histidine kinase/response regulator, producing the protein MNTESTPKEKPTVLYVDDEQQNLVSFRAGFRKVYNVLTANSGHEALEILTDNHQKVSVIISDQRMPKMTGVELFEQVRELYPDIMRIVLTGYSDVQDIINAISKGEVYRYITKPWDRDELKVTLDNAIEAFELKKENKKLFTNLKAAYSQLEEDAKMLEIKVAERTKELQAQKEQLLQQKEELENSRKSLKRKQIVLQKQNEELMELDSEKNHLIGIVAHDLKSPLNQIEGLVELIKMDDENLNDEQREYIEHITSSIKRQQNMIMQILDLNAIEAKKSNMVLSHMNLGELLTDVADRFALSAEKKQIKITTDIDKDDSFAMVDENYFTQIFQNLISNAIKFSPEGKGVHLTLKEEKGSLQATVKDEGPGLSEEDKSKLFGKFQKLSARPTAGEHSTGLGLSIVKKLAEELGAKVWCESTHGEGASFIVEFKKSPIAEAKDHSASSV
- a CDS encoding DUF983 domain-containing protein, whose translation is MHKNCPKCGGNLSPEPGFYFGASYVSYGVNVAIMIAFFVATYVLYDPKEVWVYFLVIFPPIFILLPVNFRISRSIYLHLFGGVDYDPDLAKQNPTSNENKA
- the rsgA gene encoding ribosome small subunit-dependent GTPase A, giving the protein MENPSKESLGWNAFFEAQRNLSFDIARVISEHKNNYTIVIPSKGTFNAQITGKLLFCSDSTTELPKTGDWVHCTVFDNDTVFIHEVLERKTVFSRKSVSSHGQEHVLGTNLDKIFIVQSLNENFNPRRLERYLAQAISSGITPVIILSKADLCQNLDGYLNQIKEIIQKTTVIPVSTVTSIGIEKIKLLINTGETIGFVGSSGVGKSTLINTLTQKNALKTGHVSHYDNKGRHTTVSRELILLPEGGILMDTPGMREFGITADENGIEESFHELSALASSCRFQQCTHIHEPGCAVKEALEDGSISKHRYESYIKLKREAERFSMNNFEKRKKDKKQGKLYKTMKKIKQKR